The Pseudomonas iranensis genome includes a window with the following:
- a CDS encoding ketoacyl-ACP synthase III, translated as MIGIKSIASYVPVAGVDNYAQGAKFEKDEEFILGKIGSAFLPRKDAEQETSDLCVEAANALFASNPELKRESIDALIVVTQNGDEEGLPHTAAIVQDKLGLPTNVAAFDISLGCSGYVYGIYAIKGFMEAAGLKNGLLITADPYSKIVDPEDRNTTMLFGDAATATWMGENPTWALGKAKFGTDGSGAPHLKVSNGVFFMNGRQVFNFALLKVPAHLHELLDDSNLKADDIDAFCIHQGSAAIVDAVARRFEGEPEKFIKDMVETGNTVSSSIPLLLEKHVVDSDWQRVALSGFGVGLSWGSAIIYRP; from the coding sequence ATGATTGGCATAAAAAGCATTGCGAGCTACGTTCCTGTAGCCGGCGTGGACAATTACGCACAAGGTGCAAAATTCGAAAAGGATGAAGAGTTCATCCTTGGCAAGATCGGTTCGGCGTTCCTGCCGCGCAAAGACGCTGAGCAGGAAACTTCCGACCTGTGCGTGGAAGCGGCCAATGCGCTGTTTGCCAGCAATCCTGAACTGAAACGTGAATCGATCGACGCGTTGATTGTCGTCACTCAGAACGGTGATGAAGAAGGCCTGCCGCACACAGCAGCAATCGTCCAGGACAAGCTCGGCCTGCCGACCAATGTCGCAGCGTTCGATATCTCATTGGGCTGCTCCGGTTACGTCTACGGCATCTACGCGATCAAGGGCTTCATGGAAGCCGCCGGCCTGAAGAACGGCCTGCTGATCACCGCTGACCCGTATTCGAAAATCGTTGACCCGGAAGACCGCAACACCACCATGCTGTTTGGCGATGCCGCCACCGCTACGTGGATGGGCGAAAACCCGACCTGGGCGCTGGGCAAGGCCAAGTTCGGCACCGACGGTTCCGGCGCACCGCACTTGAAAGTCAGCAACGGCGTGTTCTTCATGAACGGTCGTCAGGTGTTCAACTTCGCATTGCTGAAAGTGCCGGCGCACTTGCACGAGCTGCTCGACGATTCCAATCTCAAGGCCGATGACATCGACGCATTCTGCATTCACCAGGGCAGCGCGGCGATTGTCGACGCCGTGGCGCGACGCTTCGAAGGCGAACCGGAGAAGTTCATCAAGGACATGGTCGAAACCGGCAACACCGTGTCGTCGAGCATTCCATTGCTATTGGAAAAACACGTGGTTGATTCCGACTGGCAGCGCGTTGCGCTGAGCGGTTTTGGTGTCGGTCTGTCGTGGGGCTCGGCGATCATCTATCGTCCGTAA
- a CDS encoding motility associated factor glycosyltransferase family protein has product MSEFFQANAEVLQRRWPALFERLMAEDSASVQAELVQGLGSTLSVDGIQLTSRHDRLHEAQIQAASLPEKPQLHVYGTGLGDLPGVLLERVGLEKLYVHILNGALFALVLQLLDQRQWLQDSRVALFYAGDHPDFFTPFFALPAEMLLADDFNAKVRDRLINEVHLTFNNRDFDPQSPEIQQRLQECLPVVLGDDDVAQLFGSCAGRDIYVIATGPTLEQHFERLAAIRQLAERPLFICVDTAYRPLREHGIEPDLVVSIDQRIGFRHLPCEASENIALVYLPMSDPQVLKAWKGKRYGGYSASPIYSDLREQYPRGELHVGGSVIHPAVDLAVKMGASRITLFGADFAFPMNKTHAGWDDGDLGPPLAQARHWVRDGHGQRVSTQLNFRGYLCVLERYIAAHPQVEFLNSSRAGASIAGTAFNPEFAQ; this is encoded by the coding sequence ATGAGCGAGTTTTTCCAAGCCAATGCCGAGGTGTTGCAACGGCGCTGGCCGGCGCTGTTCGAGCGATTGATGGCTGAAGACAGCGCGTCCGTGCAGGCCGAACTCGTGCAAGGACTGGGCTCGACGCTGAGCGTCGATGGCATTCAGCTGACCAGTCGCCATGATCGTCTGCATGAGGCGCAGATCCAGGCGGCGAGCCTGCCGGAAAAACCGCAACTTCACGTTTATGGCACTGGCCTGGGCGACTTGCCAGGCGTGCTGCTCGAGCGCGTAGGCCTGGAAAAACTGTACGTACACATCCTCAATGGCGCGCTCTTTGCGCTGGTGCTGCAGTTGCTCGATCAGCGCCAGTGGCTGCAGGATTCTCGGGTCGCGCTGTTTTACGCCGGTGATCACCCGGACTTCTTCACGCCATTCTTTGCCTTGCCCGCCGAGATGCTGCTGGCCGATGACTTCAATGCAAAGGTCCGCGACCGGCTGATCAATGAAGTGCACCTGACATTCAACAATCGCGATTTCGATCCGCAGTCACCGGAAATCCAGCAACGCTTGCAGGAATGTCTGCCGGTGGTGCTTGGCGATGACGATGTCGCGCAGTTGTTCGGCAGTTGCGCTGGACGTGACATCTACGTGATCGCCACCGGACCGACGCTGGAGCAGCATTTCGAACGTCTGGCGGCGATCCGTCAGCTTGCTGAGCGGCCGTTGTTCATCTGCGTTGATACGGCCTATCGGCCATTGCGTGAGCACGGCATCGAGCCTGATCTGGTGGTGAGCATCGATCAGCGCATCGGCTTTCGGCATCTGCCGTGCGAGGCGTCCGAGAACATTGCGCTGGTGTACTTGCCGATGAGCGATCCGCAGGTATTGAAGGCATGGAAGGGCAAGCGTTATGGCGGCTATTCGGCCAGCCCGATCTACAGCGACCTGCGAGAACAGTATCCACGCGGTGAGCTGCACGTCGGCGGCAGCGTGATTCATCCGGCGGTGGATCTCGCGGTAAAAATGGGCGCGAGTCGAATCACTCTGTTTGGCGCCGACTTCGCCTTCCCGATGAACAAGACCCACGCCGGTTGGGACGACGGCGATCTGGGCCCGCCGCTGGCCCAGGCGCGGCACTGGGTGCGCGATGGCCACGGTCAGCGCGTCAGCACTCAGCTTAATTTTCGCGGCTATCTGTGTGTGCTGGAGCGTTATATCGCCGCGCATCCACAGGTCGAATTTCTCAACAGCAGCCGCGCCGGTGCATCGATTGCCGGGACCGCTTTCAATCCGGAGTTCGCGCAATGA
- a CDS encoding flagellin domain-containing protein, whose translation MALTVNTNTTSLNVQKNLNRASDALSTSMQRLSSGLKINSAKDDAAGLQISNRMSSQIRGNTQAIQNANDGISVAQTAEGALQATTDILQRMRELAVKARNGTNGTADQTATNAEFAQMSDEITRISASTNLNGKNLLDGSAGTVTLQVGANTGSANHIDLVLSSKFDAVSLSVGSGTVVLTGASPSDAAVAIDSAITAIDAAIANIGATRASLGASQNRLTSTIQNLQNITENTTAAQGRVQDTDFAAETANLTKQQTLQQASTSVLAQANQLPSAVLKLLQ comes from the coding sequence ATGGCTTTAACAGTAAACACCAACACCACATCGTTGAACGTTCAGAAAAACCTGAACCGCGCTTCCGACGCTCTGTCCACTTCGATGCAGCGCCTGTCTTCCGGCCTGAAAATCAACAGCGCCAAAGACGACGCCGCTGGCCTGCAGATCTCCAACCGTATGTCCTCGCAGATCCGCGGTAACACCCAGGCCATCCAGAACGCCAACGACGGTATCTCCGTTGCCCAGACCGCTGAAGGCGCTCTGCAAGCTACTACCGACATCCTGCAGCGTATGCGTGAACTGGCTGTTAAAGCCCGTAACGGTACCAACGGCACTGCTGACCAGACCGCTACCAACGCTGAATTCGCTCAGATGTCCGACGAGATCACCCGTATCTCGGCTTCGACCAACCTGAACGGCAAAAACCTGCTGGACGGTTCGGCTGGCACTGTGACCCTGCAAGTGGGCGCAAACACCGGTTCGGCTAACCACATCGACCTGGTACTGAGCTCCAAGTTCGACGCCGTCAGCCTGTCGGTTGGCAGCGGCACCGTTGTACTGACTGGCGCCAGCCCTTCTGACGCTGCCGTCGCCATCGACAGCGCGATCACTGCAATCGACGCAGCTATCGCTAACATCGGTGCTACCCGCGCCAGCCTGGGTGCTTCGCAAAACCGTCTGACCAGCACCATCCAGAACCTGCAGAACATCACTGAAAACACCACCGCTGCTCAGGGTCGTGTACAGGACACCGACTTCGCCGCTGAAACTGCTAACCTGACCAAGCAGCAGACTCTGCAGCAAGCTTCGACCTCCGTACTGGCTCAAGCCAACCAACTGCCTTCCGCTGTACTGAAGCTGCTTCAGTAA
- a CDS encoding flagellar protein FlaG, with translation MDMSVKLNVSYPAPKPVPPVADKPSELPKVQKTEAPVAAKDQDADGAKLKLAVQEIEKFVQSIKRNLEFSIDEHSGKVIVKVIASETGEVVRQIPSAEALKLADSLANASHVLFDAKV, from the coding sequence ATGGACATGAGCGTAAAGCTTAACGTGTCTTATCCGGCTCCCAAGCCAGTGCCACCGGTTGCTGACAAACCGTCAGAGCTGCCTAAAGTCCAAAAGACTGAAGCGCCGGTCGCTGCCAAGGATCAGGATGCGGACGGCGCCAAGTTGAAACTGGCGGTGCAAGAGATAGAAAAGTTCGTCCAGTCGATCAAGCGTAATCTGGAGTTCTCGATCGACGAGCATTCCGGCAAGGTCATCGTCAAGGTGATTGCGAGCGAAACGGGTGAAGTCGTTCGACAGATTCCTTCCGCCGAAGCCCTCAAACTGGCCGACAGCCTCGCCAATGCAAGTCATGTATTGTTCGACGCCAAAGTCTGA
- the fliD gene encoding flagellar filament capping protein FliD, with the protein MASPILPGSGLGSGLDIGAIVTALVNADKSAKQTQIDTATKTNSLKISGVGSLKSALAAYQKAMGDLNKATSPAFAGFTATSDTPTVVGATSDKTAVPGTYSVVVKNLATGSKVASAAFAGGAASAIPSGTLKISQNGIDYNVAIPANATLQSTRDAINTAQASNGISANIVTDSTGSSRLVLSSNKTGAGMDLKVSGIAGLEIDGTQEMGSSPAAGASGAVGKLAMDASLTIDGLAVTSKTNTVTGAISGMTLNLTAASPLVNGVATPATVSVATNTAGIQTSLQSFIDSYNTLKKTIDTLSKATPDADGNLTVSAAFTGDALPRSLMADVRAQLTDPGAGGAGQLSVLSQMGVLTDSKTGLLTLDTAVFNKRMETPGMAGQVQQLFSGTDSKNGLLARMTAAVDPYVKTGGLLDQRSSNLTNLTSSLQKQQAALDLRVANLTTTLTAKYNAMDLLVGQMKATASNITSFFSSLNAQQSAK; encoded by the coding sequence ATGGCAAGTCCAATTCTACCGGGTTCCGGACTGGGTTCCGGCCTGGACATCGGCGCGATCGTGACCGCGCTGGTCAACGCCGACAAGTCTGCCAAGCAGACGCAGATCGATACTGCGACCAAAACCAACAGCCTGAAGATTTCCGGTGTCGGTTCGCTGAAAAGCGCATTGGCGGCATACCAGAAAGCAATGGGTGATCTGAACAAGGCAACGAGCCCGGCGTTTGCCGGTTTTACTGCGACTTCGGACACGCCGACTGTTGTCGGTGCCACATCGGATAAAACCGCCGTACCGGGTACCTATAGCGTTGTTGTGAAAAATCTGGCCACCGGCTCGAAAGTCGCCAGTGCCGCCTTCGCCGGCGGGGCCGCCAGTGCCATTCCGAGTGGTACTCTGAAAATCAGTCAGAATGGCATTGATTACAATGTCGCGATTCCGGCCAATGCCACCTTGCAGTCCACGCGTGATGCGATCAACACCGCGCAGGCCAGCAACGGTATTTCGGCCAACATCGTGACCGACAGCACCGGTTCGTCGCGACTGGTGCTCAGCTCGAACAAGACGGGCGCCGGCATGGACCTGAAGGTCAGCGGGATCGCTGGTCTGGAGATCGATGGCACCCAGGAAATGGGCAGCAGCCCGGCGGCCGGTGCGTCCGGAGCCGTCGGTAAGCTGGCGATGGATGCCAGTCTGACCATCGACGGCCTGGCCGTTACCAGCAAGACCAATACCGTGACCGGTGCAATCAGCGGCATGACGCTTAACCTGACTGCTGCCAGTCCATTGGTCAATGGCGTCGCAACGCCAGCGACCGTTTCGGTTGCGACCAATACCGCCGGCATCCAGACATCGCTGCAATCGTTCATCGATTCCTATAACACCCTGAAGAAAACCATCGACACCTTGTCCAAGGCAACGCCGGATGCCGACGGCAATCTGACCGTTTCGGCGGCGTTTACCGGTGACGCTCTGCCGCGTTCGTTGATGGCGGACGTGCGTGCTCAGTTGACAGATCCGGGGGCGGGCGGAGCGGGGCAATTGTCCGTGCTCTCGCAGATGGGCGTATTGACCGATAGCAAAACCGGTTTGCTGACGCTCGATACGGCGGTGTTCAACAAGCGGATGGAAACTCCGGGCATGGCTGGCCAGGTTCAGCAGCTCTTCAGCGGCACCGATTCCAAGAATGGTCTGTTGGCGCGTATGACTGCAGCGGTTGATCCGTACGTCAAGACTGGTGGGCTGCTCGATCAGCGCAGTTCCAACCTGACTAATCTGACATCGAGCCTGCAAAAGCAGCAGGCGGCGCTGGATCTGCGTGTGGCTAACCTGACGACGACATTGACTGCCAAGTACAACGCCATGGACTTGCTGGTAGGCCAGATGAAGGCAACGGCGAGCAACATCACGTCGTTCTTCAGCTCGCTGAACGCTCAGCAGTCCGCGAAGTAA
- the fliS gene encoding flagellar export chaperone FliS: protein MNPMLALRQYQKVGAHAQTSEASPHRLVQMLMEGGLARIAQAKGAIERKDIPGKCTAISKAIGIVSGLREGLDLENNAEALADLDGLYIYMMKRLAEANISSDPRVLDEVAGLLTTVKEGWDAIAPVPAPQF, encoded by the coding sequence ATGAACCCGATGTTAGCCCTTCGGCAGTACCAGAAAGTCGGCGCCCATGCGCAGACGTCCGAAGCGAGCCCGCACCGTTTGGTGCAAATGTTGATGGAAGGTGGACTGGCCCGGATTGCGCAGGCCAAAGGCGCCATCGAACGCAAGGATATTCCCGGCAAGTGCACGGCGATCAGCAAGGCCATCGGCATTGTCAGTGGCCTGCGTGAAGGCCTCGATCTTGAGAACAACGCCGAGGCGCTGGCCGATCTGGATGGCCTGTACATCTACATGATGAAGCGCCTCGCCGAGGCCAACATCAGCAGTGATCCGCGTGTCCTCGATGAAGTGGCCGGTCTGCTGACAACGGTAAAAGAAGGCTGGGACGCCATCGCGCCCGTGCCGGCTCCGCAGTTCTGA
- a CDS encoding sigma-54 dependent transcriptional regulator, whose product MWRETKILLIDDDSVRRRDLAVILNFLGEENLPCGSHDWQQAVGSLSSSREVICVLIGTVNAPGALLGLLKTLATWDEFLPVLLMGDNSSVDLPEDQRRRVLSTLEMPPSYSKLLDSLHRAQVYREMYDQARERGRHREPNLFRSLVGTSRAIQHVRQMMQQVADTDASVLILGESGTGKEVVARNLHYHSKRRDAPFVPVNCGAIPAELLESELFGHEKGAFTGAITSRAGRFELANGGTLFLDEIGDMPLPMQVKLLRVLQERTFERVGSNKTQSVDVRIIAATHKNLESMIEIGSFREDLYYRLNVFPIEMAPLRERVEDIPLLMNELISRMEHEKRGSIRFNSAAIMSLCRHGWPGNVRELANLVERMAIMHPYGVIGVVELPKKFRYVDDEDEQMVDSLRSDLEERVAINGHTPDFSASALLPPEGLDLKDYLGGLEQGLIQQALDDANGIVARAAERLRIRRTTLVEKMRKYGMSRAGGDEQADD is encoded by the coding sequence ATGTGGCGTGAAACCAAAATTCTGCTGATCGATGACGATAGCGTCCGCCGCCGCGACCTGGCGGTGATTCTGAATTTTCTTGGCGAAGAAAATTTACCCTGCGGCAGCCATGACTGGCAGCAGGCAGTCGGCTCTTTGTCGTCTAGTCGTGAGGTCATTTGCGTACTGATCGGGACGGTCAATGCTCCTGGCGCGCTTTTGGGCTTGCTAAAGACACTCGCAACCTGGGATGAGTTCCTTCCGGTTTTGTTAATGGGCGATAATTCTTCCGTTGACCTGCCTGAAGACCAGCGTCGACGCGTCCTGTCGACCCTTGAAATGCCGCCCAGCTACAGCAAATTGCTCGATTCGCTGCACCGCGCCCAGGTCTATCGTGAAATGTACGACCAGGCCCGCGAGCGCGGCCGTCATCGCGAACCCAATCTTTTCCGCAGTCTTGTCGGCACCAGCCGCGCGATTCAGCACGTCCGGCAGATGATGCAGCAGGTGGCCGACACCGACGCCAGCGTACTGATCCTCGGCGAGTCCGGCACCGGCAAGGAGGTGGTCGCGCGCAACCTGCACTATCACTCCAAGCGCCGCGACGCGCCATTCGTGCCGGTCAACTGCGGGGCGATCCCTGCAGAGCTGCTCGAAAGCGAACTGTTCGGCCATGAGAAGGGCGCCTTCACTGGCGCGATCACCAGCCGTGCCGGGCGCTTTGAGCTGGCCAACGGCGGTACGCTGTTCCTTGACGAAATCGGCGACATGCCGCTGCCGATGCAGGTCAAGCTGCTGCGCGTATTGCAAGAGCGCACCTTTGAGCGCGTGGGCAGCAACAAGACGCAAAGCGTCGACGTGCGCATCATTGCCGCAACCCACAAGAATCTCGAAAGCATGATCGAGATCGGCTCGTTCCGCGAAGACCTCTACTATCGCCTGAACGTGTTCCCGATCGAGATGGCGCCGCTGCGTGAGCGCGTCGAAGACATCCCGCTGTTGATGAACGAACTGATCTCGCGCATGGAGCACGAGAAGCGCGGTTCGATCCGTTTCAACTCGGCAGCGATCATGTCGCTGTGCCGTCACGGCTGGCCGGGCAACGTCCGCGAGCTGGCCAACCTCGTCGAGCGCATGGCGATCATGCACCCGTACGGAGTGATCGGCGTGGTCGAGTTGCCGAAGAAATTCCGCTACGTCGACGACGAAGACGAGCAGATGGTCGACAGCCTGCGCAGTGATCTGGAAGAGCGCGTCGCGATCAACGGCCATACGCCTGACTTCAGCGCCAGTGCACTGCTGCCGCCGGAAGGCCTCGATCTCAAGGACTACCTCGGTGGCCTGGAGCAGGGCCTGATTCAGCAAGCCCTGGACGACGCCAATGGCATTGTTGCCCGCGCCGCTGAGCGTCTGCGCATCCGTCGCACGACCCTGGTCGAGAAGATGCGCAAGTACGGCATGAGCCGGGCCGGAGGAGATGAACAGGCGGATGATTGA
- a CDS encoding sensor histidine kinase — translation MPQAAQISSASNIVGQPSSVEQASRQGLEQAFQLFNQMSSQLTDSYSLLEARVTELKGELAVVSAQRMQELAEKERLANRLQNLLDLLPGGVIVIDGHGLVREANPAAIDLLGSPLEGELWRHVIARCFAPREDDGHEISLKNGRRLSIATRSLDAEPGQLVLLNDLTETRHLQDQLARHERLSSLGRMVASLAHQIRTPLSAALLYASHLTEQQLPVETQQRFAGRLKERLHELEHQVRDMLVFARGELPLTDRITPHALMQSLQAAALTHVQDLPIRWQCDSHAGELLCNRDTLVGALLNLIENAIQASAGEARLKVHCYTRGNTLRLCVSDSGSGIEPTVLARLGEPFFTTKVTGTGLGLTVVKAVARAHQGELTLRSRVGRGTCAQVSLPLFSAAQGVE, via the coding sequence ATGCCCCAAGCCGCCCAGATCTCTTCTGCCTCCAATATCGTGGGGCAACCCTCGTCCGTAGAGCAGGCAAGTCGTCAGGGACTTGAGCAGGCCTTCCAGCTGTTCAACCAGATGTCGAGTCAGCTGACTGACTCATACAGCCTGCTCGAAGCGCGAGTCACCGAACTCAAGGGTGAGCTGGCCGTGGTCAGCGCCCAACGCATGCAGGAGCTGGCGGAAAAAGAACGCCTGGCCAATCGCCTGCAAAACCTTCTCGACCTGTTGCCCGGCGGCGTAATCGTCATCGATGGACACGGACTGGTGCGCGAAGCCAACCCGGCCGCCATCGATCTGCTTGGCTCGCCACTCGAAGGCGAGCTATGGCGCCATGTGATTGCACGCTGCTTCGCTCCCCGTGAAGACGACGGTCATGAAATTTCCCTGAAAAATGGTCGACGCCTGTCGATTGCCACCCGCTCGCTGGACGCCGAGCCGGGGCAGTTGGTGCTGCTCAATGACTTGACTGAAACCCGTCATCTGCAAGATCAACTGGCACGACATGAGCGTTTGTCGTCGCTGGGGCGCATGGTTGCCTCGCTGGCCCACCAGATTCGCACGCCGCTGTCCGCCGCTTTGCTCTACGCCAGTCATTTGACTGAACAGCAATTGCCGGTGGAAACCCAGCAACGCTTTGCCGGTCGCCTGAAAGAGCGTCTGCACGAACTCGAACATCAGGTGCGCGACATGCTGGTGTTCGCTCGCGGTGAATTGCCGCTGACCGACCGCATTACGCCCCATGCCCTGATGCAATCGCTGCAGGCAGCGGCGTTGACCCATGTGCAGGATCTGCCAATTCGCTGGCAGTGCGACAGCCATGCCGGTGAGCTGCTGTGCAACCGCGATACGCTGGTCGGCGCGCTGCTGAATCTGATTGAAAACGCCATTCAGGCCAGCGCCGGCGAGGCGCGGCTGAAAGTGCATTGCTACACCAGAGGCAACACCCTGCGTCTGTGTGTCAGCGACAGCGGCAGCGGCATTGAGCCGACAGTTTTGGCGCGCCTCGGCGAGCCTTTTTTTACTACCAAAGTCACCGGCACCGGCCTGGGCCTGACCGTGGTCAAAGCGGTGGCCCGTGCGCATCAGGGAGAATTGACCCTGCGTTCGCGAGTCGGGCGCGGCACCTGCGCGCAGGTCAGTCTGCCGCTGTTTTCCGCTGCACAGGGAGTTGAATAA
- a CDS encoding sigma-54-dependent transcriptional regulator, translating to MGIKVLLVEDDRSLREALADTLLLAGHDYHAVGSAEEALTAVAQQAFSLVVSDVNMPGMDGHQLLALLRARQPQLPVLLMTAHGAVERAVDAMRQGAADYLVKPFEPKALLDLVARHALGSIDVGEADGPVAVEPASAQLLELAARVARSDSTVLISGESGTGKEVLARYIHQQSPRASHPFIAINCAAIPDNMLEATLFGHEKGSFTGAIASQAGKFEQADGGTILLDEISEMPLGLQAKLLRVLQEREVERVGARKPISLDIRVVATTNRDLAGEVAAGRFREDLFYRLSVFPLAWRPLRERTADILPLAEKLLAKHVNKMKHAAAKLSPEAQACLTAYPWPGNVRELDNAIQRALILQQGGLIQPQDFCLSGAVTFAPLPVAAPVIREVEIEADSSGALGDDLRRREFQMIIDTLRAERGRRKEAAEKLGISPRTLRYKLAQMRDAGMDVEGYLFAT from the coding sequence ATGGGCATCAAGGTGTTGCTGGTCGAGGATGACCGTTCGTTGCGCGAAGCGCTGGCCGATACGCTGCTGCTCGCCGGCCACGACTATCACGCCGTCGGCAGCGCCGAAGAAGCGTTGACGGCCGTGGCGCAGCAAGCCTTCAGCCTGGTGGTCAGCGACGTCAATATGCCGGGCATGGACGGTCACCAATTGCTCGCGTTGCTGCGCGCACGCCAACCGCAATTGCCGGTGCTATTGATGACCGCCCACGGCGCGGTCGAGCGTGCGGTCGATGCAATGCGCCAGGGTGCGGCGGATTATCTGGTCAAGCCGTTCGAACCCAAAGCGCTGCTCGATCTGGTGGCGCGCCATGCCTTGGGCAGTATCGACGTGGGCGAAGCGGACGGTCCCGTCGCGGTTGAACCGGCCAGTGCGCAGTTGCTCGAGCTGGCGGCACGGGTCGCGCGCAGTGACTCGACTGTGTTGATCTCCGGCGAGTCCGGCACCGGTAAAGAAGTGCTGGCGCGCTACATTCACCAACAATCGCCGCGGGCCAGTCATCCGTTCATCGCGATCAACTGCGCGGCAATTCCTGACAACATGCTCGAAGCGACGCTGTTCGGTCATGAGAAAGGTTCGTTCACCGGCGCTATCGCCTCGCAGGCCGGCAAGTTCGAACAGGCGGACGGCGGCACCATTCTGCTCGATGAAATTTCCGAAATGCCCCTGGGCCTGCAAGCGAAGCTGCTGCGCGTGCTGCAAGAGCGTGAAGTGGAGCGAGTGGGCGCGCGCAAGCCAATCAGTCTGGATATTCGCGTGGTCGCCACGACCAACCGCGATCTGGCCGGCGAAGTGGCGGCGGGGCGCTTCCGTGAGGACCTGTTTTACCGCTTGTCGGTTTTCCCCCTGGCGTGGCGTCCACTTCGCGAGCGCACTGCCGATATCCTGCCGCTGGCGGAAAAGTTGTTGGCCAAACACGTCAATAAAATGAAGCACGCCGCAGCGAAGCTATCGCCCGAAGCGCAAGCCTGCCTGACCGCATATCCGTGGCCGGGCAATGTGCGTGAACTGGACAACGCCATTCAGCGCGCGCTGATCCTGCAGCAGGGCGGTTTGATTCAGCCGCAGGATTTTTGCCTGAGCGGTGCGGTGACATTTGCGCCGTTGCCGGTCGCGGCACCGGTGATCCGCGAGGTGGAAATCGAGGCGGATTCTTCCGGCGCCCTGGGCGATGACCTGCGCCGCCGGGAGTTTCAGATGATCATCGACACCCTGCGCGCCGAGCGTGGCCGGCGCAAGGAGGCTGCCGAAAAGCTCGGCATCAGCCCGCGCACTTTGCGCTACAAGCTCGCGCAAATGCGCGATGCCGGGATGGACGTCGAAGGCTATCTGTTCGCCACCTGA
- the fliE gene encoding flagellar hook-basal body complex protein FliE yields MSQGIEFNRLMMDMQAMKVDAMSARKSTAAVPEIAGSSFSDMLGQAINKVSDTQQASTQLANAFEIGKSGVDLTDVMIASQKASVSFQALTQVRNKLVQAYQDIMQMPV; encoded by the coding sequence ATGAGCCAAGGTATTGAATTTAATCGGTTGATGATGGACATGCAGGCCATGAAAGTGGATGCCATGTCTGCGCGTAAATCGACTGCCGCTGTCCCTGAAATCGCGGGCAGCAGCTTTTCCGACATGCTCGGTCAGGCGATCAATAAAGTCAGCGATACCCAGCAGGCGTCGACTCAACTGGCCAACGCGTTCGAGATCGGCAAGAGCGGTGTCGATCTGACCGACGTCATGATTGCGTCGCAAAAAGCCAGCGTGTCGTTCCAGGCTCTGACCCAGGTGCGCAACAAGCTGGTCCAGGCTTACCAAGACATCATGCAGATGCCGGTTTAA